The genomic DNA ATGGATGGGGGATAAGCAACTAACATACAAAGAGATTGCTGAAAGGCAGATACACACATAACAAAAAGGAGAACGAATTTTAGTCCATTCCCTGTCCGTGAACTAATATTAAGGCACAGCTGACCTTGCTGCAGTGATCAGACCCCCACATAACAATAGATTgtaatgatgataatgataatcgctctaaataaaaatacaagaaGGGTACGTCTCTGGCATCATTATGCACGGAAATTCTCATGACGCACGCTCATGGTCTAACCAGAGCAATTTAATCGCTTTAGAAAAGACAAAAAGACAATGGTATTACAGAATGGCTGTTGAAAGGTATTCAAAGGTGAGCCTACATTTTGCTGATGTAATCATACCTCATCTCTCAGCGGACGTTAACGAAAAATAGTAGGAAGTCTGCTACTCAGGTCGTTGGCTGCGTCTGTGGGGTTATCGTAGATGTGGTTATTCccagtgttgtgcctgaacgcgttcattgaacgatagttcatgaactTGTTCATATTTTTGCcgaacgtgaactgaacgtactgtattactgcctgatgaacgttactgtgaacCCGTTCATTCCGGTGTCTGTGAACGGCACGCTCACTTGTTTTAACTTCGTTCAATAtgggggttatttgtttatcaacacggtgGATGCGCGCCTTGCGCGTGCAGAACGCCGtattgtttgaccggttgccatggtaatctccttgtggttaatttgcagttgcagtgttgtcagcttactgttacattaaactgtgatcagaaaacgcggtaatatgctatagaccctatagtatccgtcgtataaaggctgggacgaatttcaaattataaatatgtacactttatgttgaaattatagaccgtcgcgattcccattgaaacgaatgccgcggtgattattcttcgaACGAGAGCTGGTCAATTTtggaaaatgaattaaactgtaatcagacaacccGGTATGGGGTTTCTGTGGTATAcaggctgagacgaatttcgaattataaatatgaacaatccataacgttagctcccTAGCTCTTAGCTCAGCAGACTAGAATACCTtctagaatcattgcttgttggccagGAAACAGAAAGGGGGgctgtttatgtttggttgtagtcttttcgctcggttctccgtctcaACAGTAGTGGTagaaccccctccccctttccgtttccggccaatgagcaatgagtcttcaaACTGAAATCAATGGGACTTACAAAATACCATAAGTAActaatagctcacagcaacatattgaaaaaaataactatgAACTAATTCATTTTTTGGAAgtgtgaacttagttcaaaattTTGAATTATGATCGTTTAACTGAActatttcatttaaaaacatttgaactgaactttgaactagttcccgtagaaagtgaactttcccaacactgcttATTCCCTTCGATGGTGATAATCAGCCTTAAAGGATACAACAGGCCATATCGTAGGTCAGTTCCCTGCCGTTTCTTCTTGATGTCAGCAAAAATGTCTCGCTGCTTCTTGACAGGTAGATCCTGAAATGCTTGGAGGCGTCTTCCTCTCCAGCTCAGCTCCTTCTTCTTTCCCGCAGCTTTCAGAATAGCCTGTCTGTCATTCCACCTGAGCATCCGCATTAGGTAAGGGCGAGGAGGTTCGGATGGGGCGGGGCGGGGACGGAGACTCCGATGATGTATTTCAACTTCTGGGACCCTGTCATCAACTTTTTAGTCCAAAATATATCTCAGAATGCCCTTGACCATCTTGTCTGGATCGCCAGCTTCCGCCCCCTCCTCAAGGCCAACCAACACTATGTTGTTTATTTAACTGTGAGCTTCGAATGTGGTTAATTGGTTTTTCAATAAATCCATTTATTTTGTCATGTCGTTTAAAGTTGTGCTCTCTCAGGCCATCTGATCCtctatttgatttgatttgatttaaatttatttcgaacatgtaaaagaaaacaaaaaatatatatcatacacAAATTATTGATGTTAAACAAAATAGAAAGCATAATTCGATACATAAATGATAAATACTTGATAATTGTAACATGTTCGAAAAGGGGTGGGAAGAAGTTTACACTTATTTAATCCCATCCCTTCTCCGTCATTCATTGAAATTAACATTCCTTAGTCATAATAATCattaacattttcatttattaataaatatatatgtatatatatatatattagatatatatatatatatattattccgTAACGTATCCaaacatatatattattattattattattattttatttttttttcctctttatctttcttctttttttttttttttttttaaataaaatgtgtaactTATATGTTCATATCAGATATATACTATAATTTCTTACACATTtgtcaaaaataataaataataataaataaattaacaaaataaacaaaaaaaaaaacattcatggaaaaaaataaaacattcatgaaaatatatagatattatctCACTATTGATAAGTTTTTGTATCCAAACAATATTTTTCAttcagagagaaaataaatacaaaaaaataaagaataaataacaaactaaataaataactaaacaaTTAACACCCAATGAAAATCAAACACCTTCATCCTTGTACCCTGTGAGAATCACTTCCTTTAACCttgttttgaatagttttaAGTTAGGACATTGTTTGAGCTCTTCTTTTAACCCATTCCACAATTTTACTCcacagacagaaatacaaaaaCTTTTTCTGGTTGTACGCacctttttcattttaaaattaaacaaTCCCCGTGAAAAATAACTCCCTTCTCTTTGTGTGAACATTTTTTGAATATTTGCCggtagtttgttattttttgcttTAAACATTAACTGTGCTGTTTGAAATTCAACCAGATCTGGTAATTTGAGCATTCTTGACTGCATGAATAATGAGTTTGAATGATCCCTATACCCAACATTGAAAATGGTCCGTATTGCTCTTTTCTGCAGAATGAAAAGTGAATGTAATGTACTTTTGTAATTATTGCCCCAAACCTCTACACAGTAACTTAAATAAGGTGAAACCAGTGAACAATAGAGGATTTGTAACGACTTATGATCCAGAACCTGTTTAGCTTTATATAATACTGCAATACTTCTTGACAACTTCGAGTGTATATGTTTTACGTGAGATTTCCAGTTTAATTTCTCATCAATTGTTACCCCAAGGAATTTTATTTGACTAACTTGTTCAATGTCTACGCCATTAAACTGTATctttatttgttcatttgttcTGCAGTTTCCAAATAACATAAATTTTGTTTTGCTCAAGTTTAATGATAATGTATTATTATCTAACCATAATTTTAATTTACTAATTTAGAAGAAGTTAATTTAGAAGCAGAGAAGCGCTGGTGCGCTTCTCTGCGTTAGTTACTCTGCTTAAGGTGGCCCGTGTTTCTTTTTTCCGTCCGTTGATCAATTCGTTCAGTTCATCAAAACTTTGTTCAAACGATTCTCTAATGCCAGTGACCTACGTGATCATGTGGACAGCCCAGCctggtgtgtctttgtctgccaTGATTTGTTTGGTAGCTTGCCAATTGGTATCACGCGGCTTTACAGTTTGCCTACTCTCTTTGCGATTTCCAACACCTGACATAACGCATCCTTATCTTAGGCACCTTTTCCGTTACTTTGAAGTGTGTTTACAAATATTTAGAGCAACAATAAAGGTGTTAATGTCTATCACTTGCAGAGGAAGTTACCGTGCCACGCCTCGCAGTCACGTGACCTCAAGTTGAAATATTGATCTGAATTAGAAACCAGATTTAAATGAATTATCAATGTTGTTCACTTTAAGGACACTTGTGAGTTGTGAGTGAACAAGTTGGTGCAACGAACGGTTTTATCTTTACCCCAATAAAGATGAGTTTAATGAATCAAGTATCGTGTTTGCTCATTGTCATTTCAGATTGCCTTTTGATTTCTCTTCCAGGGGAGCTTCGATGGATCCGTTCTGAATTTGTGAAGGGAGTTTCACACCCAGTTATCAAAGGTCTCCTGGATGACCTTTATCATCATGAAGTGTTCAGTTCAGAGGAAAAGGACTCTgtgatggaggagcagaggagcagaGCGGACCAAGCACGTTGTCTGATCGACACGGTGatggggaaaggggagagagcaagtCAGATGATGATCGATGGTATCAAGGAGAGGGACAAACACTTATGCATCAACCTGGGTCTGATCTCTTCTCTTGCTGGTGTGGGTGAGTTGTTACCATGATTCTACTTTTTAAAGAAACGATCTCTGCCAGCTTTGTTTTAACAAGAGGGGAGCTTCTTTGTCCTTTAATCCACTGGGATCCAGTGATTCATTATCATCCACTCGGGATTGCATTCGTGTGGAATACAACCTATTTTTTTGAGAGGTAGGGGTTTTACTTAGTGCTGCTGTATTCCTTGGCTCAATGGTGTTATTACTAGCTTAACAGGATACCTTTTATAGTTTGgtaacccttaccttaacccctcACACCCATTTCTAAAGGGTTAAAACTAAATCTATATTTTTGTTGAGTGGTACATCGTCAGAGGTGGAACTTGACCTGCCGGTGTGTGGATGGTCTTTGTCTCTTTATAAAACCCGCTCTGCAGGGCGGAATCTGTCTGATGATCGAGGGAATAAATATTACACTGATtggcccaaaggtggcgctatagcAACAGtccaaaaatgcaaactttgaacaaTAACCGCTTTTTCTTAGAGTCATGATAGTTTGTTAACACATGCATATCCTCATGGTGAACAAATATGCCCTATGACTAAATTCCTTAAGGATCCTACGTTATTTCACTTAGACAAAAATCCTTTAGCACCTATTTTATATGGACCAATGTCTTCAATCTGACATGAAGCAAAGTCTGTAGAATAAAAAAACTAAAGCGCCCAGGAGCCATTGACTTCTAAAAAGGGTGTTGTTTAAAACGCGTAAAGACTTAAAGGCTTATATCTACATCAAAATGGACTCCTATGATCTTGAGTTCAATAAAAAAGTTCTTCAGAATCAAATTCTGAACCAGACAGAGTCAACATATTTTCAATTAGGGCGAGGCAtcgaaatgggcgtggcctgtgtCTAAAAATCACCACATTTCATAGAAGGAATGTTTGTTTAGAGTGGAACCAACCTAGTGGCTGTTGGGGACCAAAGTTCCAACTGTTCGAGTAAATTGAAGTTGATAGACAAAACAACATGGTCGCCAGAGGCTGAAAATCGTCCAAAATTAACTCAACGCCAAAAGGCAAGTTAACTTAAACCAATGCTCATCCAACTTGGTGCACTCAAAGGCACATGGGTCAAGATGAACCCCTCGGAATTGTATCCATGTCGGGCTATTGGGAGCGGTAAaacaattaactgaaaatgcTATTTCTCCAAATTGTACCCAGAACGGGCGATAGGGGAAGCTATATCAATTAACTGAATATGCATAGACTTCGGACTGACATATTATCTGACCTTTTTCTTCTACCGTCATGAAATCCTGTAGACATTTGTATCTCCTCGTGTTCAGCAAATGATCCTAGGAAACCCAGAACCTGTATCAAAATAGCGGTTGGACGTCCAAATTAGCCCAATGAAAGATAGGTGACTAAAGGCGGGGTTAACTTGAGTCAATCATCACCAAACTTGGTGTATTTAAAGAAGCATAGGTCAAGGTTACCCAGGCTAAAGTTCATCAAAATAGGACTATAGGGGGTGCTAAAGCGATCAATTGAAAACTTTAATGAGGCATAACTACTCAGCCTTTTGACGTACGGTCATGACATTTTGTTTGCCCATCAACAGATCCAAGCTGATGCTATTCCAGCGTTGTCAACCGTATGCAAACAAAACAGGTCTTACTTGTCTTCggcagggtcttaatggtctgcgtCACAGTCTTAATGGTCTGGCAGGGTCTTCATGGTCTGCTTCAGAGTCTTAATGGTCTGACAGGATCTTATTGGTCTGCTTTAGGCTTGGCACCCGTAAAATGCTGCTTGCagctttaattattattattattattattattattattttaatgcatGACATAGCCTTCTACAGTATTCATTCATGAAGCCCCTATGgattaatttattttcaaaatcgaCTTGCTATTTCTATGCTGTTTCACACATATAAACAATCTTCATTATATCATAatcataatatttaaattaggTTAATTGCATTTTTGTGGTGTATAGCCTACGTGTGTGCAAGCTAATGTTACAGTTCCGACCTGCCTAggcacgtcaaaatagcaacacccaCTGCCCTATCCGCTAGCGCACTTAAACCAGGATGTTTTTGGTCAGTTAtgcaactgctttatcgatctgtaagatagcaccatggATCACTTGCGTCAGAAAACCcctctgcttttcgccgacacgCCTTTGAGGGCGTTAGTTTAGTGGCGAGAGTCTGCTGCGGGGGGAAATCAGctttgcgccgggtgcaaactagaAACGATACATGCGTCGTGTAGAAAGTCAAAtgcgctgggtgcaagatagggcccaatgtGAGACTTAGGCATTTCAAACATCAATGTGGAATTAAATTAGTCTTAAATTaatttgatccagatatgtagggttaaaGTTGGGGTATTAGgtttaatggtttgatccagatatgtagggttattgtggtgtatcaggttaaagaatgttaaacatcATCATTACCATCACCAAATCACCCGACCACATCTCCCCCGTTCTCATCCAActacactggctccctgtccaacACTGGATTGACCTTAAAACCCTTCTGCTCACCGACAAAGGCCCCCACAACTTGGCCCCCACCTATCTCCCCGACCTCCTCCAGGAGGACAGGCCCTGCCGCTCCCTTCGTCATCCTCAGCTGGTCTTCACAGTCCCGATCCTCTGCCTCAGCAAcatgggtgctagggctctcagcaccgtgggtgctagggctctccgcaccgtgggtgctagggctctccgcaccgtgggtgctagggctctccgCACCGGGGGTGCTAGGGCTCCccgcaccgtgggtgctagggctctcagcaccgtgggtgctagggctctcagcaccgtgggtgctagggctctccgcaccgtgggtgctagggctctccgcaccgtgggtgctagggctctgaactgaactgaaagagacACCCTGACAAGATTCAAATCTTCTCAAAACACATGTGTTCCCACTGGCCGGCTCGCTGTGATGACCCTCTACCGTGGGTTCCCCTCGTATCCCCGTTgtgctgctgttcttaccccctcctaccttggTTTcttcactgctgttcttaccccctcctacctgggtctcctcactcctgttcttaccccctcctacctgggtctcctcactgctgatCTTACCCCCTCCTATGCATGTCACTGAGCATATTGCTGAGGAAAAACGAAATAGCCGTGAACATTTGAATCTGTAACATGCAGTCTTTGTCACAACCAGCTTCTCTGACCACAAGTTATGAAGCCGCTAAATATTATGAAGTTCATAATTTAACAGGAAATATTGACATGTTCCCATTATCACCATCCACTaactgatgtcttctgttgttcTTTTCATTCAGGATCTGCTGCTGAGGAGTGCCGACGTAAAATCAAGTCTCATTTGAAGGACAAgttatggtgtgtgtttgagggaaacGCTAAAGCAGGACATTCAATACCTCTGAATGAGATCTACACAGAGCTctacatcacagagagaggcagtggagaggtcaacaaggaacatgaggtcagactgattgaaacagcttccaggaaaccagtcACGGAGGAAACATCAATAAAATGTGGAGACATCTTCAAACCCTTACCTGACAAATGTAAACCAATCAGGAAaataatgacaactggagtggctggcattggtaaaaccatcttaacacacaagttcactctggactgggctgaaggcaaCGCCAACCAAGACATACACTTCACGTTTCTcttcactttcagagagctgaatttactaaAAGGGAcagagtttagcttggtggaacttcttcatcatttCTTTATTcagaccaaagaagcaggaatctacAGATATGACCCgttccaagttgtcttcatcttggatggtctggacgagtgtcgacttcctctgaacttccagaacaaccaaatctggactgatgtcacaaagtccacctcggtggacgtgctgctgacaaacctcatcaggggcaacctgcttccctctgctcgcatctggataaccacacgccctgcggcagccaatcggatccctgctgagtgtgttgacagggtgacagaggtgagggggttcaccgactcacagaaggaggagtacttcaggaagagattcagagaggagacACTGGCCAACACAATCATCGCCCAcatcaagaaatcacgaagcctccacatcatgtgtcacatcccagtcttctgttggatcactgttAAAGTTCTGAACGACTTCTTCAAATCATCCCAGCTAGgagaagagatgcccaagaccatgactcagatgtacagccacttcctgaggttTCAGTCCATGCAGGGGGGCAGGAAGTATCATGGGAGAGCTGAAACAGATCAACACTGGAGTCCAGAGAGCAGGAAGATTattgtttctctgggaaaactggcttttaagcAACTTGAGAAcggcaacctgatcttctacgaggaaGACCTTGCAAAGTGTGACATCAAAATCAAAGAAGCCTCAgagtactcaggagtgttcacccagatctttaaagaggagtgtgggctgtaccaggataatgtgttctgctttgtccacctgagcatccaggagtttctggctgccctttatgtctttatgTCATTCATCGACACTGGGATCAATCTGCTCTCAGGACAACCACAATTCCACTGGTCTATTTTTCCTAGAAACAAAGGAAATGTCAaactctaccagagtgctgtggacaaggccttaaaAAGTGAGGACGGAcgcctggacttgttcctccgcttcctcctgggcctctctctggagaccaatcagaacgTCCTAAAATGTCTGCTGGGAAAGACAGTAAGTAGCTCAGAGACCAGTAAGAAAATTGGCTCTTTCATTAAGAAGAAGATAGGTGGAGATCTCTCTACAGAGAAAAAAATCAATCtattccactgtctgaatgagctaaacgaccgttctctagtggaggagatccaacagtacCTCAAATCAGGAAGACTCTCCAAAGAAtatctctctcctgctcagtggtcagctctggtcttcatcttactgtcgtcagaagaggagctggacgtgtttgacctgaataaatactctgcttcagaggagggtcttctgaggctgctgccagtggtgaAAGCCTCAAAAACATCCctgtaggttcactaataacatgtattacaatacacacaacacaatatacataatgCTAGAATATAaactttataataatatataaaacatctctgtaggttcgcTTATATCATTTATTATAATACAAACAACCCAATATACCTCATAGTAGAAGATTCAAATTATAACATGCTTTTTTGTATCGCAATACACACATTTCTTTATAACCAGGGTGAAAAGTCTAATTCAAAAGCtctatttattttgaaataataaTTAAGGAAAGCCAagaattaacaaaaaaaaaagattagtTAAATACAGCTTATTCAAATATCTAGCTATGAGTATAAATACGTTTTTATTGATAaggataaattaaatatatatacattcattattaattaaaggttgggtatggaattcgcttttttggctatttttgcaaaattacttgaaatccttcataatcataacccacttacagccactgagttagaagtactgacattaaaattaaacaagtcaatcatctgtggaacgggcagggctcgaaaaactccagccaatgatttccagagccaccgagtctattggacagtaagtacctcaatcaaacggtcgtactgcactcccccaccccctcccccgcgcccccaggtacttggaatgggtggagtcagagtcagcgttgaaggagagggggtaggaccatttgagttgtgtattttcaaaatctgctggcgtttcgcaaatcccatacccaacctttaaagatAACACATTTGGACCTTGTTCAGTACGTTTGCT from Gadus chalcogrammus isolate NIFS_2021 unplaced genomic scaffold, NIFS_Gcha_1.0 GACHA078, whole genome shotgun sequence includes the following:
- the LOC130378434 gene encoding NLR family CARD domain-containing protein 3-like — encoded protein: MDEEREDGGSTSKTTLSGEHGRRSKSMSPEQQQRADSPGPSCVSMKSDRSMGELRWIRSEFVKGVSHPVIKGLLDDLYHHEVFSSEEKDSVMEEQRSRADQARCLIDTVMGKGERASQMMIDGIKERDKHLCINLGLISSLAGVGSAAEECRRKIKSHLKDKLWCVFEGNAKAGHSIPLNEIYTELYITERGSGEVNKEHEVRLIETASRKPVTEETSIKCGDIFKPLPDKCKPIRKIMTTGVAGIGKTILTHKFTLDWAEGNANQDIHFTFLFTFRELNLLKGTEFSLVELLHHFFIQTKEAGIYRYDPFQVVFILDGLDECRLPLNFQNNQIWTDVTKSTSVDVLLTNLIRGNLLPSARIWITTRPAAANRIPAECVDRVTEVRGFTDSQKEEYFRKRFREETLANTIIAHIKKSRSLHIMCHIPVFCWITVKVLNDFFKSSQLGEEMPKTMTQMYSHFLRFQSMQGGRKYHGRAETDQHWSPESRKIIVSLGKLAFKQLENGNLIFYEEDLAKCDIKIKEASEYSGVFTQIFKEECGLYQDNVFCFVHLSIQEFLAALYVFMSFIDTGINLLSGQPQFHWSIFPRNKGNVKLYQSAVDKALKSEDGRLDLFLRFLLGLSLETNQNVLKCLLGKTVSSSETSKKIGSFIKKKIGGDLSTEKKINLFHCLNELNDRSLVEEIQQYLKSGRLSKEYLSPAQWSALVFILLSSEEELDVFDLNKYSASEEGLLRLLPVVKASKTSLLNGCSLSERCCEALASVLSSTSSSLRELDLSTNDLEDSGVKLLSAGLRSPHCTMETLSLKGCHLSERCCEALASVLSSDSSILRELDLSTNDLQDSGVKLLSAGLGSPNCTLETLRLSGCLVTQEGCASLASALSFTPSHLRELDLSYNHPGDSGAALLSAGLEDPRWRLDTLSVEHGGVWRLKPALKKYACDLTLDPNTAHSYLSLSEDNRKVTWVEEDQSYPDHPDRFDSVLQVLGREALTGRCYWEVEWEGWVVLGVTYRGITRRGEGGDSWLGENNKSWSLYCSDGRYSARYNGIDTDLPLRAAGSTRVGVYLDRPAGSLSFYRVSPGGGGSSDTLTHLHTFWSSFTQEDLLPGLWVGWGSSASLCRW